AAACGTAGGCCACCAATTCACGTACTGAAATTGTGACTTGTTCCGCCATCTTCCGCACCCTTTCATTAGATCCCTTTGCTTACCCTCAAATTAACGTAAGCACTTACGTATGTCTATTGTAAATCTTTTCGTGATATAATTGTGGGAAAAACTTTTCAATTTCCCATTAGATGGATACAACATATAATAGGAGATAGGAACACAAAAAATCGGGGTGATCTTAATTGAAAATTTGGAGATGGGTAGCATCCGTTTTGCTAACCTTTACGATCGCCTTTTTCATCATAGCAGCATTTATATATACGCCAGATAATCAAGAGAGCGAGCAGTCCCCTCCCCCGCAAACCGAACCAGAGGGGATAGAAAAGGAACATCAATCAAATGATGAAAAAGAAAGTGATATAAATGAATCGGATAGCGAAAACGGGGTGGATGAAGCTGAAGAAACTCTAAGCGGTGAACTTCGTGAGGTATTTACCAGTGTCATTGAAAGTGCCCGCGGACTCTTCGTCCGGCAGAACCTTGATATTGTAGCCATAGGTGATTCACTGACTCAAGGGGTTGGTGATTCTACTGATAATGACGGTTATGTGGGCATAATAGAAGACACAATTAATAGTAACCAGCCACTAGAAACACTTGACATAGCTAATTATGGGGTCCGCGGCAACCGTACTGATCAGCTTTTAGAACGGATGGAAACGGAAGAAATCTCCCAATCATTGCGTGAGGCGGATGTAGTGATCATTACAATCGGAGCCAACGATGTTATGAAAGTGGTGAAAAATAATTTTTCCAGTTTGAATTACGAGCAATTCCAAGAAGCTCAAAAAGGTTATAAGGAACGCTTAAA
The Halobacillus halophilus DSM 2266 DNA segment above includes these coding regions:
- a CDS encoding SGNH/GDSL hydrolase family protein; translated protein: MKIWRWVASVLLTFTIAFFIIAAFIYTPDNQESEQSPPPQTEPEGIEKEHQSNDEKESDINESDSENGVDEAEETLSGELREVFTSVIESARGLFVRQNLDIVAIGDSLTQGVGDSTDNDGYVGIIEDTINSNQPLETLDIANYGVRGNRTDQLLERMETEEISQSLREADVVIITIGANDVMKVVKNNFSSLNYEQFQEAQKGYKERLNEIFQRVENLNPDVPIYLVGLYNPFEYYFNNIPELGQIMSDWNRVSKEVISNYEQAEFIPIKDIFLGAEEELLWKEDYFHPNEKGYKRIAERVLEYIRPDIEQ